The following are encoded in a window of Deinococcus aerophilus genomic DNA:
- the pstC gene encoding phosphate ABC transporter permease subunit PstC, whose translation MSEPARRLPPRASLSSGSDRVFRYLILALASVIVLVFVVSLYLLGVESWPALSRIGLEFFTQRTWNPVNGTFGAAAMIMGTLITSFAALIISVPLAIASALFVAEYAPRWLANPVGYLIELLAAIPSVVYGLWALFVIAPVLARWQVTFFNPEYPERLALYTKCAGIWANDQTTLQCFFVPSSGAGRGLALAIIILTVMILPYTASVARDVIRLVPADQREAMYALGATKWEVISRAILPYARAGIMGGVILALGRALGETLAVAMVIGDSQDVIKSLWGNASTMASVIANQFGDAQELLHRSSVVTLGFILFFVSVGVNLLARVLIQRLTPKGIQ comes from the coding sequence ATGAGTGAACCTGCCCGCCGCCTGCCCCCCCGCGCTTCGCTGTCCAGCGGCAGCGACCGCGTGTTCCGGTACCTGATCCTGGCGCTGGCCAGCGTGATCGTGCTGGTGTTCGTGGTCAGTCTGTACCTGCTGGGTGTGGAAAGTTGGCCCGCGCTGAGCCGCATTGGCCTGGAGTTCTTCACGCAGCGCACCTGGAACCCGGTCAATGGCACGTTTGGAGCCGCCGCAATGATCATGGGCACCCTGATCACCAGTTTTGCGGCCCTGATCATTAGCGTGCCTCTGGCGATCGCCAGCGCCCTGTTCGTGGCCGAGTACGCTCCTCGCTGGCTGGCGAACCCGGTGGGGTACCTGATCGAGCTGCTGGCGGCCATTCCCAGTGTGGTCTACGGGCTGTGGGCACTGTTCGTGATCGCGCCCGTGCTCGCCCGCTGGCAGGTAACCTTCTTCAATCCCGAGTACCCCGAGCGGCTGGCGCTGTATACCAAATGTGCGGGCATCTGGGCCAACGACCAAACAACCCTGCAGTGCTTTTTCGTGCCGTCCTCCGGCGCCGGGCGCGGACTGGCCCTGGCCATCATCATCCTGACCGTGATGATCCTGCCCTACACCGCCAGCGTGGCCCGAGACGTGATCCGTCTGGTGCCCGCCGACCAGCGTGAGGCGATGTACGCGCTGGGCGCCACCAAGTGGGAAGTGATCTCGCGCGCCATCCTGCCCTATGCCCGCGCCGGGATCATGGGCGGAGTCATCCTGGCACTGGGCCGTGCACTGGGCGAGACGCTGGCGGTGGCGATGGTGATCGGAGACAGCCAGGACGTGATCAAGAGCCTGTGGGGCAACGCGAGCACCATGGCCTCGGTGATCGCCAACCAGTTCGGCGACGCCCAGGAATTGCTGCACCGCTCCTCGGTGGTCACGCTGGGCTTCATCCTGTTCTTCGTGAGCGTGGGCGTGAACCTGCTGGCCCGCGTGCTGATTCAGCGGCTGACGCCCAAGGGAATCCAATGA
- the pstS gene encoding phosphate ABC transporter substrate-binding protein PstS, with the protein MKKTFLLGLTLVATTASAQSLTGAGASFPYPLYSKMFAEYKKDTGTSVNYQSVGSGSGQKQIIERTVDFAGSDNPMSNEALGSAPAKLLHIPTAIGAVVPAYNLPGVSAPLKFSGKVLADIYLGKIRLWNDKAIAALNPGVTIPPLPITVARRSDGSGTTYVFSDYLSKVSSEWKSKVGVGNSLDWPVGTGAKGNDGVAGVVKSTPGALGYVELVYAKQNKLPFGAVQNRAGKFVLADNGPASKAAEGVVIPADTRVSITNSANADAYPIASFTYVIFYQDQKYGGRTEAQARELKKLLSWMTTTGQQYNEPLDYAKLPANAANKAKSIINTVTYGGKKL; encoded by the coding sequence ATGAAGAAGACCTTCCTGCTGGGCCTGACCCTTGTGGCAACGACCGCCTCCGCGCAGAGTCTGACCGGCGCGGGCGCGAGCTTTCCCTACCCGCTGTACAGCAAGATGTTCGCCGAGTACAAGAAGGACACCGGCACCAGCGTGAACTACCAGAGCGTCGGCAGCGGCAGCGGCCAGAAGCAGATCATCGAACGCACCGTGGATTTTGCGGGCAGCGACAACCCCATGAGCAACGAGGCCCTGGGGTCCGCGCCCGCCAAGCTGCTGCACATTCCCACCGCCATCGGCGCGGTGGTGCCGGCCTACAACCTGCCCGGCGTGAGCGCGCCCCTGAAGTTCAGCGGCAAGGTGCTTGCCGACATCTATCTGGGCAAAATCCGGCTCTGGAACGACAAGGCCATTGCGGCCCTGAACCCCGGCGTGACCATTCCCCCGCTGCCCATCACGGTGGCCCGCCGCAGTGACGGCTCGGGCACCACCTATGTGTTCTCGGATTACCTGAGCAAGGTCAGCAGCGAGTGGAAGAGCAAGGTCGGTGTGGGCAACAGCCTGGACTGGCCCGTGGGCACCGGCGCGAAGGGCAACGACGGCGTGGCTGGAGTGGTGAAGAGCACCCCCGGTGCACTGGGTTACGTGGAACTGGTGTACGCCAAGCAGAACAAGCTGCCCTTCGGCGCGGTGCAGAACCGGGCGGGCAAGTTCGTGCTGGCCGACAACGGTCCGGCGAGCAAGGCCGCCGAGGGCGTCGTGATTCCTGCCGACACCCGCGTGAGCATCACCAACAGCGCCAACGCCGACGCGTATCCGATTGCCAGCTTCACCTACGTGATCTTCTATCAGGACCAGAAGTACGGGGGCCGCACCGAGGCCCAGGCCAGGGAACTCAAGAAGCTGCTGAGCTGGATGACCACGACGGGTCAGCAGTACAACGAGCCGCTGGACTACGCGAAGCTGCCTGCCAACGCGGCCAACAAGGCCAAGAGCATCATCAACACCGTGACCTACGGCGGCAAGAAGCTGTAA
- a CDS encoding ABC transporter ATP-binding protein, whose protein sequence is MTQPPTAVSASPPALELRGITKRFPGVVANDAVDLTVGAGEVLALLGENGAGKSTLISILYGLYQPDEGVVALNGRVVRIGSPAEARRLGIGLVPQHPLLVSRHSVAENLALGGGSGLFPARGVAGRVRGLSEKYGLEVDPSARVADLSPGEKQRVEIIRALLGGARVLILDEPTSVLTPQEAAGLFRVMRELKADGRSLIFISHKLDEVLDVADRVTVLRRGKVVGGVPTAGATRESLAELMVGRGVDFTRKRGAPPATDDVLLSVQHLTASGARGLPALRGVTFTLGRGEVLGVAGIAGNGQSELVEVLAGLHPARGEVSLDGQPLVGGAAQRFGNGVAHIPEDRIHSGTVPSMTVADNLALRSYDQPPLARGLARDLGAVDDRARRDVEQYSVATPGIHTPSRLLSGGNIQKLILARELHGNPRLILAVHPTYGLDIGATDQVHRVLLERTAQGAGVLLVSEDLDELLSLSDRIGVMVGGELRGPFPVQEVTRESLGLLMGGAHPHSLPGAEQGVGA, encoded by the coding sequence GTGACCCAGCCCCCTACCGCTGTATCTGCCTCCCCGCCCGCGCTGGAGCTGCGGGGCATCACCAAGCGCTTTCCGGGCGTGGTCGCCAACGACGCGGTGGACCTGACGGTGGGTGCGGGCGAGGTATTGGCGCTGCTGGGCGAGAACGGCGCGGGCAAGAGCACGCTGATCTCCATTCTGTACGGCCTGTATCAGCCCGACGAGGGCGTGGTGGCCCTGAACGGCCGGGTTGTGCGCATCGGCAGTCCGGCCGAGGCGCGGCGGCTGGGCATCGGGCTGGTCCCGCAGCACCCGCTGCTCGTCTCGCGGCATTCGGTGGCCGAGAACCTCGCGCTGGGCGGCGGCAGCGGACTGTTTCCGGCCCGGGGCGTGGCGGGGCGGGTGCGCGGGCTGTCGGAAAAGTACGGCCTGGAGGTGGACCCCTCGGCGCGGGTGGCCGACCTGTCGCCCGGCGAGAAGCAGCGGGTGGAGATCATCCGCGCCCTGCTGGGCGGCGCGCGCGTGCTGATTCTCGACGAGCCGACCAGCGTCCTGACCCCCCAGGAGGCCGCGGGCCTGTTCCGCGTAATGCGCGAGCTGAAGGCCGACGGACGCAGCCTGATCTTCATCTCGCACAAGCTCGATGAGGTGCTGGACGTGGCCGACCGCGTGACCGTGCTGCGCCGGGGCAAGGTGGTGGGAGGCGTGCCCACGGCAGGCGCCACCCGCGAGAGCCTGGCCGAACTGATGGTGGGCCGCGGCGTGGACTTTACCCGCAAACGCGGTGCGCCCCCGGCCACCGACGACGTCCTGCTGAGCGTGCAACACCTGACGGCCAGCGGCGCACGCGGCCTGCCCGCCCTGCGCGGCGTGACCTTCACGCTGGGGCGCGGCGAGGTGCTGGGCGTCGCGGGCATCGCGGGCAACGGCCAGAGCGAACTGGTGGAGGTGCTTGCAGGCCTGCACCCGGCCAGGGGCGAGGTCTCGCTGGACGGCCAGCCCTTGGTCGGCGGCGCAGCGCAGCGGTTCGGAAACGGTGTGGCCCACATTCCCGAGGACCGTATTCACAGCGGCACCGTTCCCAGCATGACGGTGGCCGACAACCTGGCCCTGCGCAGCTACGACCAGCCGCCGCTGGCCCGCGGTCTGGCCCGTGATCTGGGGGCGGTGGACGACCGCGCCCGCCGGGACGTGGAGCAGTACAGCGTCGCCACCCCGGGCATCCACACCCCGAGCCGCCTGCTCAGCGGCGGCAACATCCAGAAACTGATTCTGGCCCGCGAGCTGCACGGCAATCCCAGACTGATCCTGGCGGTTCATCCCACCTACGGGCTGGACATCGGCGCGACCGATCAGGTTCACCGCGTGCTGCTGGAACGCACGGCACAGGGCGCGGGAGTGCTGCTCGTCAGCGAGGACCTCGACGAGTTGCTGAGCCTCTCGGACCGCATCGGCGTGATGGTGGGCGGCGAGCTGCGCGGTCCCTTTCCCGTGCAGGAGGTCACGCGCGAGTCGCTGGGCCTGCTGATGGGCGGCGCGCATCCGCACAGTCTTCCGGGCGCAGAGCAGGGGGTGGGCGCATGA
- a CDS encoding ABC transporter permease, producing the protein MRFVPLTAPSAARAGLVTLASVAVALLLCALIFVFYGVSPAEVYTTMLSGTLGDSTGLAEVGRRTIPLLLIGAGLAIAFRAQFFNIGGEGQLLLGAVFAAGTALFVPMPAPVLLPAVFVMGAVGGGLWALIAAGLRRWNVNEILSTLMLNYIAVALVTYLIAGPWKGKDVRGYIYTDSFPDAASLPVVAGTQVHWPTLLLGVGVALGLQWLLSRSTFGYALRVVGENPGAARYAGLSSARVMTVVALITGGAAGLAGAGEVAGIHHRLLEAGQISLGYGFTAVIVAWLARGNPALCLITAPVMGIILAGGDLLKIDLNMPFRVVDVFSGVILLCLIASEVFVRNRVVWSTRE; encoded by the coding sequence ATGAGGTTTGTTCCGCTGACCGCCCCCTCTGCGGCGCGGGCCGGACTGGTCACGCTGGCCTCGGTCGCCGTGGCCCTGCTGCTGTGTGCACTGATCTTCGTGTTCTACGGCGTTTCTCCGGCCGAGGTCTACACCACCATGTTGAGCGGCACCCTGGGCGATTCCACCGGACTGGCGGAGGTCGGACGGCGCACCATTCCGCTGCTGCTCATCGGCGCGGGGCTGGCGATTGCCTTCCGGGCACAGTTCTTCAACATCGGCGGCGAGGGACAGCTGCTGCTCGGCGCGGTCTTCGCGGCGGGAACGGCGCTGTTCGTTCCGATGCCCGCCCCGGTGCTGCTGCCCGCCGTGTTCGTCATGGGCGCGGTGGGCGGTGGGCTGTGGGCCCTGATTGCGGCGGGGCTGCGCCGCTGGAATGTCAACGAGATCCTGTCCACCCTGATGCTCAATTACATCGCCGTGGCGCTGGTAACCTACCTGATCGCCGGCCCGTGGAAGGGCAAGGACGTGCGCGGATACATCTACACCGATTCCTTTCCGGACGCGGCCAGCCTGCCGGTGGTGGCGGGCACACAGGTCCACTGGCCCACGCTGCTGCTGGGCGTCGGGGTGGCGCTGGGCCTGCAGTGGCTGCTCAGCCGCTCCACCTTCGGCTACGCGCTGCGCGTGGTGGGCGAGAACCCCGGCGCGGCGCGCTACGCGGGCCTCAGCTCGGCGCGGGTGATGACCGTGGTGGCCCTGATCACCGGGGGCGCGGCGGGTCTGGCCGGAGCGGGCGAGGTCGCCGGGATTCACCACCGCCTGCTCGAGGCCGGACAGATCAGCCTGGGCTATGGGTTCACGGCCGTGATCGTGGCGTGGCTGGCCCGCGGCAATCCGGCCCTGTGCCTGATCACCGCACCCGTCATGGGCATCATTCTGGCCGGGGGCGATCTGCTCAAGATCGACCTGAACATGCCCTTCCGGGTGGTGGACGTCTTTTCCGGCGTGATTTTGCTGTGCCTGATTGCCTCGGAGGTGTTCGTGCGCAACCGGGTGGTGTGGAGCACCCGGGAATGA
- a CDS encoding ABC transporter permease produces MDNIVVEALIRALAVGTPLLLACLGAIINERAGVVNLGVEGMMAVGALAAFAVASAGPDANLWMAVGAAMLAGAALAALHAVATVTLRANQFVSGLALALIGTGAAGLLGKKYEGLPLFNKVADWNWGGFVISPFTVAALLLAVALAFYLNATRPGLTLRSVGENPAAADVLGVHVGAVRVLAVLAGGALSGVAGAFLALSYRASWADNMTAGLGWIAVALVIFVGWRPLRAVLGSLFFGFLYYLQFRLQGNSPVPPEVFSAMPFVLVLVVLALAGLRGQQGNAPAALGRPYVRGER; encoded by the coding sequence ATGGATAACATCGTCGTCGAAGCCCTGATCCGCGCCCTGGCGGTGGGCACGCCACTGCTGCTCGCCTGCCTGGGCGCGATCATCAACGAACGCGCGGGTGTCGTGAATCTGGGGGTAGAGGGCATGATGGCCGTCGGAGCCCTGGCCGCCTTCGCGGTGGCCTCGGCCGGCCCAGACGCAAACCTGTGGATGGCGGTGGGGGCAGCCATGCTCGCCGGGGCAGCGCTCGCCGCCCTGCACGCGGTCGCCACGGTAACGCTGCGGGCCAACCAGTTCGTCAGCGGGCTGGCGCTGGCGCTGATCGGCACGGGGGCGGCGGGTCTGCTGGGCAAGAAGTACGAGGGGTTGCCGCTGTTCAACAAGGTGGCCGATTGGAACTGGGGAGGCTTTGTCATCAGCCCGTTCACGGTGGCGGCCCTGCTGCTCGCGGTCGCGCTGGCCTTTTACCTGAACGCCACCCGGCCCGGCCTGACGCTGCGCTCGGTGGGCGAGAACCCGGCGGCGGCCGACGTACTGGGCGTACATGTGGGCGCGGTGCGGGTGCTGGCCGTGCTCGCCGGCGGAGCGCTGTCGGGGGTCGCGGGGGCTTTTCTGGCGCTGTCGTACCGGGCGTCGTGGGCGGACAACATGACCGCGGGCCTGGGCTGGATTGCCGTGGCGCTGGTGATCTTCGTGGGCTGGCGTCCGCTGCGGGCCGTGCTGGGCTCGCTGTTCTTCGGCTTTCTGTACTACCTGCAGTTCCGGCTGCAGGGCAACAGCCCCGTTCCGCCCGAGGTCTTCAGCGCCATGCCCTTCGTGCTGGTGCTGGTCGTGCTCGCGCTGGCGGGCCTGCGGGGGCAGCAGGGCAACGCGCCCGCCGCGCTGGGCCGGCCGTATGTGCGGGGGGAACGGTAA
- a CDS encoding protein-methionine-sulfoxide reductase heme-binding subunit MsrQ, with protein sequence MGGLLPAAVLIWDAYTGALGANPIQRATLQTGLLTLTLLVLSLACTPLRLLTGWTWPARIRKALGLLAFGYGALHFLIYLLDHGFSLGAMTEDVLERPFVTAGFTALLLLVPLALTSGRNSVKRLGFARWTRLHQLVYLAASLGALHYYWGVKKDHVPPLIYAGIIAALFLVRFLKRGPVGRRGRGRPGPA encoded by the coding sequence GTGGGCGGTCTGCTGCCGGCAGCGGTGCTGATCTGGGACGCCTACACGGGCGCATTGGGCGCGAACCCCATTCAGCGGGCGACCCTGCAGACCGGGCTGCTGACCCTGACGCTGCTCGTGCTGTCGCTGGCATGTACCCCGCTGCGGCTGCTCACCGGTTGGACCTGGCCCGCCCGTATCCGCAAGGCGCTGGGCCTGCTGGCCTTTGGCTACGGCGCGCTGCATTTCCTGATCTACCTGCTCGACCACGGCTTCAGCCTGGGTGCGATGACCGAGGACGTGCTGGAGCGGCCCTTCGTCACGGCGGGGTTCACGGCACTGTTGCTGCTGGTGCCCCTGGCCCTGACGAGCGGCCGGAACTCGGTGAAACGTCTGGGCTTTGCCCGCTGGACCCGGCTGCATCAACTGGTGTATCTGGCCGCCAGCCTGGGGGCGCTGCATTACTACTGGGGCGTCAAGAAGGACCATGTGCCGCCGCTGATCTACGCTGGAATCATTGCGGCGCTGTTCCTGGTCCGGTTTTTGAAGCGCGGGCCGGTTGGTCGGCGGGGACGCGGCAGACCCGGCCCGGCCTGA
- the msrP gene encoding protein-methionine-sulfoxide reductase catalytic subunit MsrP: MSTPPDKKDPVAERRILTPGSNLNPRREFLRTAALFTGTVAALGGGLEVLTRRPGAGSAEAQGTDFVRPARPLGPYDTQEAVTSYQQATTYNNFYEFGTDKSDPARLAGSLKPRPWTVRIDGEVKKPQTVDIDTLQSWFPLEDRIYRMRCVEGWSMVMPWLGFPLAGLIRRLEPTGKAKYVQFTALLDTKQFPGQRSNVLDWPYVEGLRLDEALHPLAFMAVGLHGKVLPGQSGAPLRLVVPWKYGFKSIKSIVKITLTEKQPQTTWALAAPGEYGFYANVNPAVPHPRWSQATERRIGELGRRKTLPFNGYADQVAGLYAGMDLRKFF; this comes from the coding sequence ATGAGCACCCCACCGGACAAGAAAGACCCCGTTGCCGAACGCCGGATCCTGACACCGGGCAGCAACCTGAATCCCCGCCGCGAGTTTCTGAGAACCGCCGCGTTGTTCACCGGCACGGTGGCCGCGCTGGGCGGCGGCCTGGAGGTCCTGACCCGCCGTCCTGGGGCGGGCAGCGCCGAGGCCCAGGGCACCGACTTCGTCCGCCCGGCCCGCCCGCTGGGGCCGTACGATACCCAGGAAGCGGTGACCTCCTATCAGCAGGCCACCACCTACAACAACTTCTATGAGTTCGGCACCGACAAGAGCGACCCCGCGCGGCTGGCCGGCAGCCTGAAGCCCCGCCCGTGGACGGTCCGGATTGACGGCGAGGTGAAAAAACCGCAGACCGTGGACATAGACACGCTGCAATCGTGGTTTCCCCTGGAAGACCGCATTTACCGCATGCGCTGCGTGGAGGGCTGGAGCATGGTGATGCCGTGGCTGGGCTTCCCGCTTGCCGGTCTGATCCGCCGCCTGGAGCCGACAGGCAAGGCCAAGTACGTGCAGTTCACGGCCCTGCTGGACACCAAACAGTTTCCCGGCCAGCGGAGCAACGTGCTGGACTGGCCGTATGTGGAGGGCCTGCGGCTGGATGAAGCGCTGCACCCGCTCGCTTTTATGGCAGTGGGCCTGCACGGCAAGGTGTTGCCGGGCCAGAGCGGGGCTCCGCTGCGCCTGGTGGTGCCGTGGAAGTACGGCTTCAAGAGCATCAAGAGCATCGTGAAGATCACCCTGACCGAGAAGCAGCCCCAGACCACCTGGGCCCTGGCTGCGCCGGGAGAATACGGCTTTTATGCCAATGTGAACCCGGCCGTGCCGCACCCGCGCTGGAGTCAGGCCACCGAGCGCCGCATCGGCGAGCTGGGCCGCCGCAAGACCCTGCCCTTCAACGGTTACGCCGATCAGGTGGCCGGACTGTATGCGGGCATGGACCTGCGGAAGTTCTTCTAA
- a CDS encoding BMP family ABC transporter substrate-binding protein, with the protein MKKTLLTVLPLSLALLSFAGPSAHAQKSDKLKACFIYVGPVGDIGWSYAHNEARLKTEKALPWLETKYVESVPEGQATPVIDRLVKNDKCQVIFATSFGFMDQTLEAAKKYPDVMFMHASGFKRAPNMGTYMADFYQVYYLNGMMAAAVSKSDKLGYVAAFPVPELKRHISAFALGARAVNPKATVGVKWINAWFDPNKAREAAEALISEGAGALAFTEDTATVVQTAAARKIPSFAHYSPMYKFAPDYAVSGQLVHWEKIYIDFLTKVHNGTYTAKNLNKVDYWNLLRGGSVELGAQDGMAINPKWVPQLKAAKMTVGDKQVSVYDRVMALKTEMEKGGKFDPFTGPIKDRNGILRVPAGKVMSVADLNNMSWVAPGVTGQVADEPKK; encoded by the coding sequence ATGAAAAAAACCCTGCTGACCGTACTTCCCCTCTCGCTGGCCCTGCTCAGCTTCGCTGGCCCCAGCGCACATGCCCAGAAAAGCGACAAGCTCAAGGCCTGCTTCATCTACGTGGGTCCGGTGGGCGACATCGGCTGGAGCTACGCGCACAACGAGGCCCGCCTGAAAACCGAGAAGGCGCTGCCGTGGCTGGAAACCAAGTACGTGGAGAGCGTCCCCGAAGGGCAGGCCACGCCCGTCATTGACCGGCTGGTCAAGAACGACAAATGCCAGGTGATCTTCGCCACCTCCTTCGGCTTCATGGACCAGACGCTGGAAGCGGCCAAGAAATACCCCGACGTGATGTTCATGCACGCCAGCGGGTTTAAACGCGCCCCGAACATGGGCACCTATATGGCGGACTTCTACCAGGTCTACTACCTCAACGGCATGATGGCCGCCGCCGTCAGCAAATCCGACAAACTGGGCTATGTGGCCGCCTTCCCGGTGCCCGAACTCAAGCGGCACATCAGCGCCTTTGCCCTGGGCGCCCGCGCCGTGAACCCCAAGGCCACCGTGGGCGTCAAGTGGATCAACGCGTGGTTTGACCCCAACAAGGCCCGCGAGGCCGCCGAGGCCCTGATCAGCGAGGGAGCCGGCGCACTGGCCTTTACCGAGGACACCGCCACCGTGGTGCAGACGGCCGCCGCGCGCAAGATTCCGTCGTTCGCGCACTACTCACCCATGTACAAGTTCGCCCCCGACTACGCCGTCAGCGGACAGCTGGTCCACTGGGAAAAGATCTACATCGATTTCCTGACCAAGGTTCACAACGGCACTTACACGGCCAAGAACCTGAACAAGGTGGATTACTGGAACCTGCTGCGCGGCGGCAGCGTGGAACTCGGCGCGCAGGACGGCATGGCCATCAACCCCAAGTGGGTGCCGCAGCTCAAGGCCGCCAAGATGACGGTGGGCGACAAGCAGGTCAGCGTCTATGACCGCGTGATGGCGCTCAAGACCGAGATGGAAAAGGGCGGCAAATTTGATCCCTTCACCGGTCCCATCAAGGACCGCAACGGCATCCTGCGCGTGCCCGCCGGCAAGGTCATGAGCGTGGCCGACCTGAACAACATGTCCTGGGTGGCCCCCGGCGTGACCGGACAGGTGGCCGACGAGCCCAAGAAGTAA
- a CDS encoding MBL fold metallo-hydrolase, translating to MKSSGLAVGGARAGLSVARPTAYPLEGGHDIIGRVKVPVPPVAVHSLYANVYLLSSPAGRLMVDAGALPYAPRLARLLRDFEPDALLLTHAHVDHAGGAWLAARRGVPLLAHPLEHPQLTGRVHELPYPAGRPDLGRLVSRVHPKVPARAVQSVQPGEEVLGWTVVHLPGHTPGQIGVLRGGVLVAADAVVASADGAHLPRAAYNADHAQALQTLRGMVTMDLHTILPGHGGPLSPDQVRRRAEREG from the coding sequence ATGAAGAGCAGCGGCCTTGCCGTGGGCGGGGCAAGGGCAGGACTCAGTGTGGCGAGGCCCACAGCTTATCCGCTGGAAGGAGGGCATGACATCATCGGGCGCGTGAAGGTTCCTGTGCCCCCGGTCGCCGTGCATTCCCTGTACGCCAATGTCTACCTGCTGAGCAGCCCAGCGGGCCGGTTGATGGTGGATGCCGGGGCGCTGCCCTACGCGCCGAGGCTGGCCCGCCTTCTGAGGGACTTCGAGCCCGACGCCTTGCTGCTCACCCACGCCCATGTGGATCATGCGGGCGGCGCGTGGCTGGCGGCGCGGCGCGGCGTACCGCTTTTGGCACACCCGCTGGAACATCCGCAGCTGACCGGTCGGGTACACGAGCTGCCGTATCCGGCTGGCCGCCCCGACCTGGGCCGGCTGGTGTCCCGGGTTCATCCCAAGGTGCCGGCCCGCGCCGTCCAGTCCGTTCAGCCCGGCGAGGAGGTGCTGGGTTGGACGGTGGTTCACCTGCCCGGTCACACTCCCGGTCAGATCGGCGTGCTGCGCGGCGGCGTGCTGGTGGCCGCCGACGCGGTGGTCGCCTCGGCAGACGGAGCCCACCTGCCCCGCGCCGCCTACAACGCGGACCACGCGCAGGCGCTACAGACCCTCAGGGGCATGGTCACGATGGACCTGCACACCATTCTGCCCGGTCACGGCGGCCCCCTCTCCCCGGATCAGGTGCGCCGCCGGGCAGAACGGGAAGGGTAG
- a CDS encoding peroxidase-related enzyme (This protein belongs to a clade of uncharacterized proteins related to peroxidases such as the alkylhydroperoxidase AhpD.), whose translation MNQISWLAVPTPDTAPEGVRKLWSKAEANLGFVPNVFRAQALNGEQFLAWWNYFNLLVNREGHLSNAERELMAVVVSGLNRCVYCAVSHGAALRGYSADPQQADTVAVNWRHARLSAREEALCALAEKLTLRPAEMTQSDLSPLREAGLHDPQILEAVQVIGMFNMTNRISSALGFIPNAEYHAQAREG comes from the coding sequence ATGAATCAGATTTCCTGGCTGGCCGTTCCGACACCCGACACTGCCCCCGAAGGCGTGCGCAAACTCTGGAGCAAGGCCGAGGCCAATCTGGGCTTTGTTCCCAATGTCTTCCGCGCCCAGGCCCTGAACGGCGAGCAATTCCTGGCGTGGTGGAATTACTTCAACCTGCTCGTGAACAGGGAGGGACACCTGAGCAATGCCGAGCGTGAGCTGATGGCCGTGGTGGTCAGCGGCCTGAACCGCTGCGTGTACTGCGCGGTCTCCCACGGCGCGGCCCTGCGCGGATACAGCGCGGACCCGCAACAGGCCGATACTGTGGCCGTCAACTGGCGGCATGCGCGCCTGTCTGCGCGCGAGGAAGCGTTGTGTGCCCTTGCCGAGAAACTCACGCTGCGCCCCGCCGAGATGACCCAGAGCGACCTGTCGCCCCTGCGCGAAGCGGGTCTGCACGACCCCCAGATTCTGGAGGCCGTGCAGGTCATCGGCATGTTCAACATGACCAACCGCATCAGCAGCGCACTGGGATTCATTCCTAACGCGGAGTACCACGCCCAGGCCAGGGAGGGCTGA